From a single Pelmatolapia mariae isolate MD_Pm_ZW linkage group LG20, Pm_UMD_F_2, whole genome shotgun sequence genomic region:
- the LOC134619495 gene encoding cytosolic sulfotransferase 2-like: protein MEMPPRPKLYDFHGVSMTRMFTDNWDNIQNFKARPDDIVIATYPKAGTTWVSYILDLLYFGHLGPDRQTSLPIHERVPFLELCVPPMLIGAEMADKLPTTPRLIKSHLPVQFMPKSFWEQGSRIVYVARNPKDNAVSFYHFNRMNNAQPEAGEWSTFLQDFMEGKRVFGSWYDHVNSWWEKKQSYSNLHYMFYEDLIEDCGQEIDRLCSFLGISASAEEKERVITSVAFDSMKQNKMTNYSTVPVMNQEVSPFMRKGKVGDWKNHFTVAQNEQFDEDYKKKMKYPDLKFRFEI, encoded by the exons ATGGAGATGCCACCTCGGCCAAAACTATATGACTTCCATGGAGTCTCCATGACCAGGATGTTCACTGACAACTGGGACAACATACAGAACTTCAAAGCAAGACCAGATGATATTGTCATTGCTACTTACCCTAAAGCAG gaaccacgtgggtctcttaCATCCTAGATCTTCTGTATTTTGGGCACTTGGGTCCAGACCGTCAGACATCCCTCCCTATTCATGAACGAGTGCCCTTCCTGGAGCTCTGCGTACCTCCTATGCTTATAG GTGCAGAAATGGCGGACAAACTTCCCACCACTCCTCGTCTCATTAAGAGTCATCTACCAGTCCAGTTTATGCCCAAGTCGTTCTGGGAGCAGGGCAGCAGG ATAGTATATGTGGCCCGCAATCCAAAGGACAATGCAGTATCCTTTTACCATTTTAATCGGATGAACaatgctcagccagaagcaggagaatggagcaccTTTCTGCAGGATTTCATGGAAGGAAAGA GGGTTTTCGGATCATGGTATGACCATGTGAACAGCTGGTGGGAGAAGAAGCAAAGTTATTCAAATCTTCACTACATGTTCTATGAAGATTTGATTGAG GACTGTGGACAGGAAATAGACCGACTGTGTTCCTTCCTTGGTATTTCTGCTTCAGCTGAAGAGAAGGAAAGAGTCATAACCAGTGTGGCGTTTGACAGCATGAAGCAAAACAAGATGACCAACTATTCCACAGTTCCAGTGATGAACCAAGAGGTGTCTCCTTTCATGAGAAAAG GAAAAGTTGGTGACTGGAAGAACCACTTCACTGTGGCCCAGAATGAGCAGTTTGATGAAGACTACAAGAAGAAGATGAAGTATCCTGATTTAAAGTTTCGCTTTGAAATTTAG
- the LOC134619493 gene encoding cytosolic sulfotransferase 2-like isoform X1, translated as MMESLSRPTLFDFHGVCMTNYFTDNWENIQNFRARPDDIVLASYPKAGNTWVSYILDLLYFGQTSPERQGSVPLHERVPFLEIQMSGYPSGVDVLNELTTFPRIIKTHLPVQFLPKSFWEQNSKIIYVARNAKDSAVSYFHFDRMNKVQPEPGSWEGFLQRFMEGKMVFGSWYEHVRGWWEKKQTCSNVLYLFYEDLIEDTEQELVRICSFLGLSPTTELKKQVTEKVQFDNMKNNKMVNGSADEVFDLKISPFMRKGRVGDWKNHFTVQQDEQFNEDYKKKMKNTDLQFRTVL; from the exons ATG atggagtcACTATCACGACCTACACTATTTGACTTCCATGGAGTCTGTATGACCAATTACTTCACTGACAACTGGGAAAACATCCAGAATTTCAGAGCAAGACCAGATGATATTGTCTTAGCTTCTTACCCTAAAGCAG GAAACACATGGGTGTCTTACATCCTGGACCTTTTGTACTTTGGCCAGACTTCACCTGAGCGTCAAGGCTCAGTCCCACTCCATGAACGAGTGCCATTCCTGGAGATACAAATGTCTGGTTACCCCTCAG GAGTGGATGTGCTGAATGAATTAACCACCTTTCCACGCATTATCAAGACACACCTACCAGTTCAGTTCCTTCCCAAATCATTCTGGGAGCAGAACTCCAAG ATAATCTATGTGGCTCGTAATGCCAAGGACAGTGCCGTATCCTATTTCCACTTTGATCGCATGAACAAGGTCCAGCCAGAGCCTGGCAGCTGGGAGGGTTTCCTCCAAAGATTCATGGAGGGAAAAA TGGTGTTTGGCTCCTGGTACGAACATGTAAGAGGATGGTGGGAGAAGAAACAGACCTGTTCTAATGTCCTGTATTTGTTCTATGAGGACCTGATTGAG gaTACTGAACAAGAACTCGTCCGCATCTGCTCATTCCTGGGACTGTCTCCTACCACAGAGCTGAAGAAGCAAGTCACAGAAAAAGTTCAATTTGACAACATGAAGAACAACAAGATGGTGAATGGCTCCGCTGATGAAGTCTTCGATTTAAAAATCTCCCCCTTCATGCGCAAAG GAAGGGTTGGCGACTGGAAGAATCACTTCACTGTACAGCAGGATGAACAGTTTAATGAGGACTAcaagaagaagatgaaaaacACTGATCTTCAATTTCGTACTGTTCTATAG
- the LOC134619493 gene encoding cytosolic sulfotransferase 2-like isoform X2: MESLSRPTLFDFHGVCMTNYFTDNWENIQNFRARPDDIVLASYPKAGNTWVSYILDLLYFGQTSPERQGSVPLHERVPFLEIQMSGYPSGVDVLNELTTFPRIIKTHLPVQFLPKSFWEQNSKIIYVARNAKDSAVSYFHFDRMNKVQPEPGSWEGFLQRFMEGKMVFGSWYEHVRGWWEKKQTCSNVLYLFYEDLIEDTEQELVRICSFLGLSPTTELKKQVTEKVQFDNMKNNKMVNGSADEVFDLKISPFMRKGRVGDWKNHFTVQQDEQFNEDYKKKMKNTDLQFRTVL, encoded by the exons atggagtcACTATCACGACCTACACTATTTGACTTCCATGGAGTCTGTATGACCAATTACTTCACTGACAACTGGGAAAACATCCAGAATTTCAGAGCAAGACCAGATGATATTGTCTTAGCTTCTTACCCTAAAGCAG GAAACACATGGGTGTCTTACATCCTGGACCTTTTGTACTTTGGCCAGACTTCACCTGAGCGTCAAGGCTCAGTCCCACTCCATGAACGAGTGCCATTCCTGGAGATACAAATGTCTGGTTACCCCTCAG GAGTGGATGTGCTGAATGAATTAACCACCTTTCCACGCATTATCAAGACACACCTACCAGTTCAGTTCCTTCCCAAATCATTCTGGGAGCAGAACTCCAAG ATAATCTATGTGGCTCGTAATGCCAAGGACAGTGCCGTATCCTATTTCCACTTTGATCGCATGAACAAGGTCCAGCCAGAGCCTGGCAGCTGGGAGGGTTTCCTCCAAAGATTCATGGAGGGAAAAA TGGTGTTTGGCTCCTGGTACGAACATGTAAGAGGATGGTGGGAGAAGAAACAGACCTGTTCTAATGTCCTGTATTTGTTCTATGAGGACCTGATTGAG gaTACTGAACAAGAACTCGTCCGCATCTGCTCATTCCTGGGACTGTCTCCTACCACAGAGCTGAAGAAGCAAGTCACAGAAAAAGTTCAATTTGACAACATGAAGAACAACAAGATGGTGAATGGCTCCGCTGATGAAGTCTTCGATTTAAAAATCTCCCCCTTCATGCGCAAAG GAAGGGTTGGCGACTGGAAGAATCACTTCACTGTACAGCAGGATGAACAGTTTAATGAGGACTAcaagaagaagatgaaaaacACTGATCTTCAATTTCGTACTGTTCTATAG